The window ttagcattacaATAAGCAGTCTTtcgtttaaatacacaacaggTAATTCTATGTTTATGCTTAGTTCGACAGCAAACTATAtctttgccaaactgctgcttgttgtgtagTGActttgagttcactgccactataCAGAGCCCGTATATCAAGtttgtgctcgcaagtcaaagcaaaaaatcagccGAATGACGGCTAAAATCACAAAAAACTTGTAAAATGGGTTAtgcgtatctcaaggcaacactatACAACAAAAATTAAGTAAACCTACATTTGTTAACTTTTTATTTCAGAGAAAAAAGAGCTGAGCTACAAACTGAAGAAACGCCTGCTCAGTCAGCAGAAGCCACAGAACAAGTCTCAGCAGCAACCTCTGATCAAGTTGACCCGACAGAGGTTCTAAACGAGAGAGATCAGGATGTATCGCAGTCTGAAACACAAAGTGGAGTCTTAGAGCGAGAAGAGAACACTGAAGCTGGAAAGACTGAGGAAGTGGCTAAGGAGGAGGCTGAGCAAGTAGCTCAGGAGGAGGCTATAGAGGTGGCACAGGAGGCTCAGGAGGAGGCTCAGGAAGAGACTCAGAAGGAGGCTCAGGAGGCTCAGGAGGGGGCTCAGGAAGAGACTCAGAAGGAGGCTCAGGAGGGGGCTCAGGAGGAGGCTCAGGAAGAGACTCAGAAGGAGGCTCAGGAGGGGGCTCAGGAGGAGGCTCAGGAGGAGGCTCAGCAGGTGGTTCAAAAGGAGGCTCAGGAGGTGGCTCAGGAGGACGTTCAGGAGGAGGTTGAGGCGGGCGCAGAGGAGGATGCTGAAGGAGGCACTGTGGTGAAAGCTGAGGAGCTTGGAGAAGGAGAGACAACTACGGCAAAAGTCACAGGTGCTGATAATGAAGATGCTGATAATTCACAGGCTGCTGATGACGAGAGTCTCATAGCCCAGACAGAAGAAACTGAAGAAGCACAGCCTCAACGCGAAACCCTcgatgaggaagaagaaggtGAAGCTGAGGCCGAAAAGTCAAATGAGGAGGAAGGTGCAGTAACCGAGGCTCTTAATGAAGAAGATGACGAATCAGCTAATGCAGAAGTAAATCTGGACAACACCGATGAACCGACAGACGTTG of the Phyllopteryx taeniolatus isolate TA_2022b chromosome 8, UOR_Ptae_1.2, whole genome shotgun sequence genome contains:
- the spa17 gene encoding uncharacterized protein spa17, yielding MSVPFCNTHLRIPRGFGALLEGLVREILRDQPRDIPIYAALYFKRLLSQRDGSGVDPTEWAASLEDRFDNDRAFQAVPEKEPATEVPLPEEKRAELQTEETPAQSAEATEQVSAATSDQVDPTEVLNERDQDVSQSETQSGVLEREENTEAGKTEEVAKEEAEQVAQEEAIEVAQEAQEEAQEETQKEAQEAQEGAQEETQKEAQEGAQEEAQEETQKEAQEGAQEEAQEEAQQVVQKEAQEVAQEDVQEEVEAGAEEDAEGGTVVKAEELGEGETTTAKVTGADNEDADNSQAADDESLIAQTEETEEAQPQRETLDEEEEGEAEAEKSNEEEGAVTEALNEEDDESANAEVNLDNTDEPTDVEVDSMEIPRAEQSVDAENQPEEEGSEDVSEMERQEGQGNDEPEIEVQQDDANNEEMEDKVADDPREEAGPAEAPEPND